A single bacterium HR11 DNA region contains:
- the nudL gene encoding putative Nudix hydrolase NudL, with the protein MVPSLKPSGLPVKPWQDPDLKERLQAHLRPIPERCPPAPEAGLTPAAVLIPLEWQADPPAWFLYVIQRSRAMTLHRGQIAFPGGVARPGDAGPWGTALREAWEEVGLPPEVAEPLGSLPPVRTVTDFWVCPVVAFLRAAWPVRLNRREVEAWIRVPLAHLMDPSHYRWLEMRKGPDVYQGPCFQYGPYLIWGATARMIVAFLESLAEAYGY; encoded by the coding sequence ATGGTTCCGAGCCTGAAGCCTTCGGGCCTTCCCGTAAAACCCTGGCAGGACCCCGATTTAAAAGAGCGTCTCCAGGCTCATCTCCGACCCATCCCGGAACGGTGTCCGCCAGCGCCTGAAGCGGGCCTGACGCCGGCGGCCGTCCTGATCCCTTTGGAATGGCAGGCCGACCCGCCGGCCTGGTTCCTGTACGTCATCCAGCGGTCCCGGGCTATGACCCTCCATCGGGGCCAGATCGCTTTCCCCGGGGGCGTCGCCCGACCCGGCGACGCCGGCCCGTGGGGGACGGCCCTCCGGGAGGCTTGGGAGGAAGTCGGCCTGCCGCCGGAAGTCGCCGAACCCCTGGGCAGTCTGCCGCCGGTCCGAACCGTGACGGACTTCTGGGTCTGCCCAGTCGTGGCTTTCCTGCGCGCCGCCTGGCCGGTCCGCCTGAATCGACGAGAGGTCGAAGCATGGATTCGCGTGCCCCTGGCGCACCTGATGGACCCGAGTCACTACCGATGGCTGGAAATGCGGAAGGGTCCAGACGTTTACCAGGGCCCCTGTTTTCAGTATGGGCCCTACTTGATCTGGGGGGCGACGGCCCGGATGATCGTCGCCTTCCTGGAGAGCCTCGCCGAGGCGTATGGGTACTGA
- the ytrE_1 gene encoding ABC transporter ATP-binding protein YtrE has product MPVDASRPKTDEYVLEVRDFERTVYGRPALRVSALTLRRGESLAIVGMPEAEAELLLHHLTGRFLPDAGEIRLFGTPTTELRTEAEWFPYVQRIGLYDDRWPLLEDWPVEASLMATFAMDWSTPMDERRYAEIRTLARRVGLRPADLERPMGEAGPDIRFRVHLARALAFSPDLLILFYPTERLDGATAFELGRLVRRVGRDLTLLLFTRDEALAAWLCRRVVSIDPATGAVREVRTQFPWWERLRQWFRA; this is encoded by the coding sequence ATGCCGGTGGACGCCTCACGTCCCAAGACAGACGAGTACGTCTTAGAAGTCCGGGACTTCGAGCGGACCGTCTACGGACGGCCGGCCCTTCGAGTCTCGGCGTTGACCTTGCGGCGGGGTGAGTCTCTGGCCATCGTCGGTATGCCGGAGGCCGAGGCCGAACTCCTCCTGCACCACCTGACGGGTCGCTTCCTCCCCGATGCCGGAGAAATCCGCCTTTTTGGGACCCCGACGACCGAGCTCCGCACGGAGGCCGAATGGTTTCCCTACGTCCAGCGGATCGGCCTCTACGACGACCGGTGGCCCCTGTTAGAGGACTGGCCCGTCGAAGCCAGTCTGATGGCGACCTTTGCGATGGACTGGTCGACCCCGATGGACGAGCGTCGGTACGCGGAGATTCGGACCCTCGCTCGACGAGTGGGCCTCCGGCCGGCCGACCTGGAACGCCCGATGGGCGAGGCCGGCCCCGACATTCGGTTCCGGGTCCATCTGGCCCGGGCGTTGGCCTTTTCGCCGGACCTGCTGATTCTATTCTATCCGACCGAGCGTTTGGACGGGGCGACGGCCTTCGAGCTGGGTCGTCTGGTCCGGCGAGTCGGCCGGGACCTGACGCTTCTCCTGTTCACTCGCGACGAGGCCCTCGCCGCCTGGCTCTGCCGACGTGTGGTCTCCATCGACCCGGCGACCGGCGCCGTCCGGGAGGTCCGCACCCAGTTTCCCTGGTGGGAGCGGCTTCGCCAATGGTTCCGAGCCTGA
- the korB_1 gene encoding 2-oxoglutarate oxidoreductase subunit KorB, with protein sequence MATAVLDVIQEIRDVPVEAYEGPVHPDWCPGCGDYGVLKALQKALAYLQIDPSQVVVVSGIGCSSNLPGFIRAYGFHGLHGRALPVAEGIKLANPRLHVVVTGGDGDGYGIGMGHFIHAMRRNLDITYIVMNNQIYGLTTGQVSPTSMKGVRTKSTPYGNIEPPVNPIALALMSGATYVARGFSGDPNHLASLVAHGIRHRGFALIDVFSPCVTYNNVNTYAWFRQRVYRLEDEGHDPSDFARAVEKALEFGDRIPIGLFYEIEVETYEDLEPAYKRGIPVDQPLGLSPEEGARLVQAWM encoded by the coding sequence ATGGCTACGGCAGTCTTAGACGTGATTCAGGAGATTCGGGACGTCCCGGTCGAGGCGTACGAGGGACCGGTCCATCCGGACTGGTGTCCCGGCTGTGGGGACTACGGGGTCCTGAAGGCCCTCCAGAAGGCCCTGGCGTATCTGCAGATCGACCCGAGCCAGGTCGTCGTCGTCTCGGGGATCGGTTGTTCGTCGAACCTGCCCGGCTTCATTCGGGCCTACGGCTTCCACGGCCTGCACGGTCGAGCCCTGCCGGTCGCCGAGGGCATCAAGCTGGCCAACCCGCGGCTTCACGTCGTCGTCACGGGCGGGGACGGGGACGGGTACGGCATCGGGATGGGCCACTTCATCCACGCCATGCGGCGGAACCTGGACATCACGTACATCGTCATGAACAACCAGATTTACGGCCTGACGACGGGACAGGTGTCGCCGACCTCGATGAAGGGCGTCCGCACGAAGTCGACGCCTTACGGCAACATCGAGCCGCCCGTGAATCCCATCGCCCTGGCCCTGATGTCTGGGGCGACGTACGTGGCCCGGGGCTTTTCGGGGGACCCGAATCACCTGGCGTCCCTCGTGGCTCACGGCATCCGCCATCGGGGGTTTGCCCTGATCGACGTGTTCTCCCCCTGCGTCACGTACAACAACGTGAATACCTACGCCTGGTTCCGTCAGCGGGTGTACCGCCTGGAAGATGAGGGCCACGACCCGTCGGACTTTGCCCGGGCCGTCGAGAAGGCCCTGGAGTTCGGAGACCGCATCCCCATCGGCCTGTTCTACGAGATCGAAGTCGAGACTTACGAAGACCTGGAGCCGGCCTACAAGCGGGGCATCCCCGTCGACCAACCCCTGGGCCTCTCGCCGGAAGAGGGGGCCCGACTCGTCCAGGCGTGGATGTAG
- the korA_1 gene encoding 2-oxoglutarate oxidoreductase subunit KorA, which yields MSRQEITVGVGGEAGEGIGRTGDSIAKIAARHGLHIYAYNSYQSVIRGGHVWLRIRIATEKIHNHGDHLNVLIALNQDTLDRHLREVDSDGWVLFNTEVVRVPEDHRGDLRYCGVPCKALCKDLGYKPVMQNTVLLGAATWVLQLDFSYVEGVMQDIFKHKGAPVVRENVQVAWRGYEYARENFPPIHSPFPRGPKPLAVTTGNEMFALGAVAAGCKFYAAYPMTPASSILHWFARYGPELGVVVKQCEDELAVINFAIGAGFAGVRALCATSGGGFSLMTEAIGEAAMTETPVVVINAMRGGPSTGLPTKTEQADFWQLFGASQGDYPKMILAPTDALDCYYTMAEAFNWAERYQIPVLVASDLYLSEHRETVDPADIRFDVPIDRGESALREWPEDREYKRFADTPTGVSPRVLPGTPGVCYTAATDEHDERGILISDVGTDPVKRKKSMDKRMRKLRFLRQEIPAPQVIGPERADVTLVGWGSTKGILIEAADRLTRAGISTNVLALKYLYPFPSDGVMDVLRRSPKVIVVEQNYTGQLMRHIRAETGFLAHGAVRKYDGEPMEPAYVVQGVKAILEDGISVFPGE from the coding sequence ATGAGTCGGCAAGAGATCACCGTCGGTGTGGGTGGGGAGGCTGGTGAGGGCATCGGGCGAACGGGGGACTCGATCGCCAAGATAGCGGCCCGCCACGGCCTTCACATATATGCCTACAACAGCTATCAGTCCGTGATCCGGGGCGGTCATGTCTGGCTTCGGATCCGGATAGCGACGGAGAAGATTCATAACCACGGGGACCACTTGAACGTCCTGATCGCCCTGAATCAAGACACGCTCGATCGGCACCTGCGAGAGGTGGACTCGGACGGCTGGGTCCTGTTCAACACGGAGGTCGTCCGGGTGCCGGAAGACCATCGGGGCGACTTGCGATACTGCGGGGTCCCCTGTAAAGCCCTTTGTAAGGACCTGGGCTACAAGCCCGTCATGCAAAACACGGTCCTGCTCGGGGCGGCGACCTGGGTCTTGCAGTTGGACTTTTCGTACGTCGAAGGCGTCATGCAGGACATCTTCAAGCACAAGGGCGCTCCAGTCGTGCGGGAGAACGTCCAGGTCGCTTGGCGGGGCTACGAGTACGCCCGGGAGAACTTCCCGCCGATTCACTCGCCTTTCCCGAGGGGGCCCAAGCCCCTGGCCGTCACGACGGGCAACGAGATGTTCGCCCTCGGGGCCGTCGCGGCGGGTTGCAAGTTCTACGCGGCTTATCCGATGACGCCCGCCTCGTCGATCCTTCACTGGTTCGCCCGGTACGGCCCGGAGCTCGGGGTCGTCGTCAAGCAGTGCGAGGACGAGCTGGCCGTCATCAACTTTGCCATCGGGGCGGGCTTTGCCGGCGTTCGGGCGCTGTGCGCCACGTCCGGCGGCGGCTTCTCCCTCATGACGGAAGCCATCGGGGAGGCGGCCATGACGGAGACGCCCGTCGTGGTCATCAACGCCATGCGGGGCGGGCCCTCGACGGGCCTCCCGACCAAGACGGAGCAGGCCGACTTCTGGCAGCTCTTTGGCGCTTCCCAGGGAGACTATCCCAAGATGATCCTGGCCCCGACGGACGCCCTGGACTGCTACTACACGATGGCGGAGGCCTTCAACTGGGCCGAGCGCTACCAGATCCCCGTCCTGGTCGCCAGCGACCTATACCTGTCCGAGCACCGGGAGACGGTCGACCCGGCAGACATTCGATTCGACGTCCCCATCGACCGGGGCGAGTCCGCCCTGCGGGAATGGCCGGAAGACCGGGAGTACAAGCGCTTTGCCGACACGCCGACGGGCGTCTCTCCCCGGGTCCTGCCGGGCACGCCCGGCGTCTGTTACACGGCGGCGACCGATGAGCACGACGAGCGGGGCATCCTGATCAGCGACGTCGGTACGGACCCCGTCAAGCGTAAGAAAAGCATGGACAAGCGGATGCGGAAGCTTCGGTTCTTGCGGCAGGAAATCCCGGCCCCGCAGGTCATCGGGCCCGAGCGGGCGGACGTCACCCTGGTCGGATGGGGGTCGACGAAGGGCATCTTGATAGAAGCGGCCGACCGCCTGACCCGGGCGGGAATTTCGACGAACGTCTTGGCCCTGAAGTACCTGTACCCCTTCCCGTCGGACGGCGTGATGGACGTCCTCCGGCGGAGTCCGAAGGTCATCGTCGTCGAGCAAAACTATACGGGCCAGCTCATGCGGCATATCCGGGCCGAGACGGGCTTTTTGGCCCACGGCGCCGTCCGGAAGTACGACGGCGAGCCGATGGAGCCCGCCTATGTCGTTCAGGGCGTGAAGGCGATCCTGGAAGACGGGATTTCGGTATTTCCCGGGGAATGA